The Chitinophaga pinensis DSM 2588 region TGTCAGCAATACTTTATTATCTGCGATGATCGGCACTGCTCCCCAGTTCTGTACCAGGTAAGAATAAGCCACACCACGCATAAAACGGCCTTCTGCAATACCTGCCTGTTTCACATTCTCAGGTACCGTCGGCGCTGTATAAGTAACCAGGTTGCTGATAATCTGATTGGCCTGTGCCACCACATTGAAAAAAGAAGTCCAGGAACTATATACTTCCGGTGTAACATCCGTCGTCTGCATACGGATATTATCCACCTGGTAGGAACCCGACATCAATATGCCCGCTCTGCCATCTCCGATACCATGAGAAGCTTTATCGTTATAAGCAAACCATACAATGTTGTACAGCGGGGCCGTTCCGGCGAGTATCTGATCAGTCGTCTGATAGAAGTTCACATCTACGATAGCGTCTTCCGGTGGCCTGTTCAGGAAGTCTTTACTACAACCTGCGGCGAAAAGCGTACAGGCAAGGGCGATCAGATATATATGATAGTTTGTCTTTTTCATACTGTCAGTTTTAAAGCTCATTAAAAATCAACCGCCACACTTGCGCTATACAAGCGGGTCAATGGATAGCGACCGGCATCCACACCAATCAGCTGACTGCTCAGCTGCACTTCCTTACCGAGATAAGAACCTACTTCAGGATCGTATCCTTTGTATTTGGTGAAAGTGGCCAGGTTCTGTACACCTGCGATCAGGCGGATGTTTTTAACGACAGACTGTTGTCTCAGTAATGCATGTGGAATGTTATATCCTAACTGTACATTCTTAATGCGGATATAAGATCCGTCTTCTACATAGAGGTTCGTAAAACGGTTGCCGTTACCGTTTACATCTGTGCCTACAATCCTGGGTACATTGGCGCCGGGATTCTCTAAGATGGTCTTACCACCTACATCTCCGACGCGTGCATAATTAAATGATTCCTGTAACAAGTTCCGGCCGAGATTGATATTATTCGGATTCGTATTCTCAAAACGGAGATAATTGAAGATGTCATTGCCCTGTGCAGCGGTCATCAATACACTCAGGTCAAATCCTTTCCATGAAAAAGTATTTGTCAAACCAAAAGTCAGCTTTGGCCAGGGGTTACCGATAAATGTCTGATCACGTGAATCGATGATATTATCCCCATTCAGGTCTTTGTATTTGATATCGCCCACCCATACGCCACCGTCTTTAGCCACAGGTAAACGGGTACCGTCAGATTGTGCAGGAATAGCGCTGCTGTTGATTTCATCGACAGACTGAAACAGTCCTTCTGCGACATAACCATAGAACTGCCAGGGCGCATCGCCGATCACAGAACGGGAGGTAAAGTTATTCATGAACCAGGCAGACCTTGACAGGAAAGCAGCATCAGAATAGAACTTCGTGATCTTTGTTTTGAAAGAAGAGATATTGAAATTGGTCCTCCAGCTGAAACCCTGTTTGTTATCTATATTAACCGTATTCAGTGTAATACCAAAACCTTTGTTCTGCATCGCCCCGATATTTACAATTGGAGCATTGATAGCGCCTTCTCCCTGTGTACCCATATAGGCAGGCAATGGATTAGGCATCAGCAGGTTGTCAGTTTTCTTGATATAGAAATCACCTTCCAGTTGTATACGGTCTTTTAATACACTCATGTTAAAACCGATGTTCTTTGTTTCGGTGGATTCCCATTTGAGTCCGGAGTTACCATACTGTCCGGTACGGAAACCTGCGCCCCATGGCGTAGTCACAGAAGTCAGGGAAGAGAACTGTGCACCACCGCTACCATTGTTACCGGTCGTACCATATTCTGCACGGATCTTCAGTTCGTTGATAAAGGGTAATGATTTCATAAATTCCTCCCCTGTCAGACGCCAGGCTACCGATACAGAAGGAAAATATCCCCATCTGTCATCTGCACCAAAGTTGGAGGAACCATCTGCTCTGCCAGCCAGTTGGACGATATACTTGTTATCGTACGTGTAGTTAACACGGCCGAGATAAGATTCAAGTGCACCCGATCCTTTGTAACTACCCGTTGTTTGTCCTAAGGCATTACCCAGGTTGAGAGAAGGGATACTGTTGCTGGCGAATCCTACACGCTGTGCAGAGAAACCCTGATAGTTCCATGCCTGTGCCTCGTGGCTCACCATCACACTGAAACTATGCTTACCGATATCACGGGAGTATTGCAGTAATTCGTTCAGGTTCCAGTAGAAGTTCTTTCCGTTGGATACTGCGAGCGAAGCTTTCTCATTGACATTATAACCTAACTGATAGGTAGGAATAAACTTGCTGCCATCTGTATATTCGAAATTCCCGTTAAAGCTGGTGCGGAAGGTCAGTCCTTTTATGATCGAGATTTCGGCAGTAGCGCCGCCCAGTCCACCGGTACGTTTATAATCATTGCTCACAAGACTGGCGATTGCAACAGGATTCAGCGGCGCATATTTCGCATTGGAACCATACTCATTTTCCGTAGCACCGCCCCAGCTGCCATCTGCATTTTTCACGGGAATATTAGGGGCCAGGTTAATGGCATTTCTGATTACGTCTTCACTGGTAGACGCCAGTTTTTCCTTCGTCTGATAGAAGTTCAGGGACGTACTCAGCTTCAGCCATTTGAAAGCCTGGTTATCCAGGTTCAGGCGGAAAGAGTAACGGTTGAAATCAGAACCGATTGCCACCCCTTCCTGGTCAAAATACTCGCCTGACATATAATAGGTGGTATTGCTGGCGCCTCCGCTGATATTCACCTGGTGCTTCTGTAATGAAGCAGTACGGAACAGGGCATCCTGCCAGTTCGTCCCCTTCCCTAACACACCGGGATTCTGAAATTCCGGTGTAGGGGTACGGTTCAGCAACTGGGCTATTTCATTGTTCATGATGGCAAACTGTTGCAATGTCATGGTATTGACTGCCTCCGGTTTGTCCTGCAGCGAATAGAGATAGTTATAAGACAGTTTCATCTGTCCGGACTTCCCTCTTTTGGTAGTCACCAGGATCACCCCATTGGTGGCCCGGGAACCATATACCGCAGTGGCAGAAGGTCCTTGCAGTATCTCTAAGGACTCTATATCCGAAGGATTGATCCCTGCCAGCGGATTAACAGAACTGGTCGCTCCATAAGACACCGTAGCCGGTTGCATCTGTACCCCATCGATGACATACAGCGGTTCATTGGTACCGCTGAGGGTATTAACACCACGGATATTCACGGAGATACCACCACCCGGTTGCCCGGAGTTTTGTGTAACATACACACCGGCGGCACGGCCCTGTATAGCCTGGTCGATGGTGGTATTGATGGTACGGTTGACTTCTGTGGAGGTAATGGAGACCTGCGCACTGCTCTGGTCTGTTTTCTTCATTTTACCATACCCGACGACCACCACGTCATTCAGTTTGCGGTAATCTTCCTGCATCACTACATTCACAGTGGCGGAATTACCTACCTTGAATTCCCGGGTAATGAAACCCATGGAGGCAATATTAATTACCTCTCCCGGAGCAGCCGGGATACTAAAATTCCCTGCCCCGTCAGTTGTGGTCATTCTTTTTGTCCCTTTAATAGTAATTGAAGCCCCCGGAACAGGTGTGCCTGTTTCTCCGGCGGTAACGCTGCCGGAGATCTTTCGTCCCGGGTCAGACTGGGTTTGTGCTTGCGCAGGCATAGTGACAGCCCAAAAGAAAATCATTACCCATACCGTCAGGTACGATTTTCCAGTAATACTGGCTCGTTTCATAGCGTGGAAGAATTAAGTTTTTAGATTAATGCGCGATTCGTTTGATTTTGGTCATCATTGCTCATATCGTGTTCCCCTTGTAGGATAAAAGTATCATCCCTCCGGGAGAAAGAGGGCTGTAGAATGTTTATTAAATAGGATAAAATGTTGCAGGAGGGGTATCAAATGTTGCTTTACGGGCATCATTTATTGCAATACCTACTTTCGGGCCGCGGTTGCATAGGCAGAGGGCAGCATATTATAAGCCATTTTGAAGTACTTGGCGAAGTATTTCGGGTTGTTGAATCCTACCTCATAGGCGACCTCGGTAACGTTCATTTCGGTTTTAGATAATAACTGTGCAGCCCTTTTGATACGGATCATACGTATAAACTCTACCGGCGTCTGACCGGTCAGGTTGAAAATACGACGATACAGGGAGACCCGGTTCATATAAAGTTCCCGGCTAAGTTCTTCTACGGAGAACCCGGCATTGGACAGATTCTGTTCTACTATTTCCAGCACCCGACGGAGGAACTTCTCATTAGGGGATGCCTCATTTTCAGCGTTTTGCAGTTCCGGCAGACTCACCTGATGTTTCGCCGGCAATGGTCTGGCCAGCAGATTACGTACCCTGGATAACATGATCTCAAAATTGAAAGGTTTTACCAGGTAATCGGCTGCCCCGGCTTCCAGTCCGCGGAGCTGTTCCTGTTCTCCGGCAGCTGCCGTTACCAGGATGACAGGGATATGTTTGGTCCGCGGGTCATTTTTGATCTTCCTGCACAGGTCAATTCCGTTCATGCCCGACATATTCACATCACTCATGACCAGATCCGGATGCCCTGACAGGGTTTTCTGCCAGCCGGCAATACCATCTGCTCCTTCTATAATATGATAACAGTCTTTCAGGTTCTCCTTCAGGTAAAAACGGAAGTCTTCATTGTCTTCTATCAGGAGGACGGTTTGCCGTTGGGTATCGGTGGCCAGCTCCTCTTCTGACAGTTCTTCCGGCAGCTCTTCCGCGAACAGGGGATCTTCTGTCAATAGCTGGTCTTTTACGCCTTCCTGCGGCTCGTCTGCCACCTCCGGCTGTTCACAGGTCTCTAAAGGCAGTCTTACCGTAAAACAGCTGCCTTTATTCACCTCGCTCTCTACGGTGATCGTTCCATTATTCAGTTTCACAAATTCACGGGTAATAGCTAGTCCGATACCACTCCCCCTGTTCATCAACCCTCCCGGCATATCACTCTGGAAAAACTGTTCAAATACCTTTTCATGTCTTTCCTCAGGGATGCCGATACCGGTATCTCTTACTTTCATTTCCAGCCAGGTCTTCTCTTGTTCATCTTTATTACTGTTTACCTCCACATGCACCGCTCCGCCGCTTGGCGTAAACTTAAAAGCATTGGACAGGAGATTAAACAGGATCCTTTCTATTTTATCATTGTCGAAATAGGTATAGACATGCGGAGCATTGCTTTTATAGGAGAAGAGGATCTGTTTCCTTTCTGCCAGATCAGCGAATGAAAAAGTTACTTCCCGGATAAACACAGCTATATCGCCCCAGGTAGGGTTTAAACGCAGCTCCTGCATTTCCATCTTCCGGAAATCCATTAGTTGATTCACCAGTATCAATAATCGTTTTGCATTCCGGTAGATCAGCTGGAACTTACCTTTCTCTTTTTGTTCACCGCTTTGCTGCATAATCTCTTCCAGTGGTGACAGGATCAGGGAGACCGGTGTTCTGAACTCATGACTAAGGTTTGTAAACAGACGGATCTTCATCATATCCATTTCATGCATACGCCTGGCTTCCTGTCTTTCCTGTTCCAGTGTAAAGCGCTTATGCGCCCTTCTGATCACACTACGGCGCAGCAGTAATAATATGGCCACGGTCAAAAGTACATAGATGATATAGGCCAGCGGCGTTTTCCAGAAAGGCGGTTTTACAATAATCTTCAGTGAAATGCCCTCTTCATTCCAAAAACCATCTTCATTGGCCGCCTTCACCTGTAAGGTATAAGTACCGGGATTGATATTGGTATAGGTAATACGCCGGGTGCTGCCATCTGCGATCAACCAGTTATCATTAAACTGATCCAGGCGATACGCATATTTATTCTTCTCCGTATTGATAAAATTCAGTGCGGCAAATTCAAGCGAAAAATCGTTTTCATTATGTTTAAGCACAATTTCTTTGGTGACAGATAAGGCTTCCGGCAACAATACCCTGTCATGCACTTTTGCATTGACTTCAATATTACGGTCGAATAAACGGAGTCCGGTAAATACCACATCAGGACGTGTATTATTCCGTGGCAGAGAAGAAGGATCAAACAGGTTAAACCCATCAGCACCACCGAAGATAAGTTCGCCGGTACTGAGTTTAAATGCCGCATTCACATTGAATGCCTTGCTTTGCAAACCGTCTTTATCATCGTAATTCCGACAGCTGATGCTGAGTCCTTCCGGGCCATCCTTTACCGCGATCCGGCTAAGTCCGTTGGAAGTACTCGCCCATAGATACCCTTCATTATCCTCCAGCATGGTGATGATGTTATTATCCGGCAGACCGTCCTTCACCGTAAACGATCTGAATTGCTGTACTTTTTCATCAAATACATTCAGACCGGCACGGGTACCTGCCCACATATGCCCTCGTTTGTCATAGAGCAGCGAACTGACATTATCATTACTCAGTTGATGGGTGGAACTGAGATAGTGTACAAAGACGCCTTTTGAATTATCCAGCACGTCAATACCATAGGCAGTGGCGATCCACAGGTTCCCCCTGTTGTCTTCTGCGAATCCGGAGATATAATTGGAATGAACGGATGCCGGCATATTGACATTGTTGTGATAGAAGATGCCATTACCAGGATCAAACCGGTCCAGTCCTCCGCCCAGGGTACCTACCCAGAAATTGTTCCGCTGATCACGGTATATCTTCCAGACGGACTTATTCGCCAGACTATTCGGATCATCCTCCTCATGGCGATAATGGTTAAAACGTCCGTTGCTGTAGAAGTCCATTCCTCCGAAATAATAACCGATCCAGAGATCATTGTAGTTATTCACATAGAGACTGACGATCACATCTTTGCTGATGCTGTTATCATTGGAAGGATCATGCTGAAAGCGTTTGAAGGTCTGATTGACACGGTCGAAGTAAATCAGTCCGCCGCCATTCGTACCAATCCAGATATTCCCTTTTTCATCTTCTGCAAAGCAATTGACATCATTATAACTCAGGCTGTTATTATCAGCATGGCTATGCTTATACAAGGGAAATTTCACCATATTCTCAGTGAAATAACTAAGTCCTCTTTTGTAGGTGCCACACCAGATAATGCCGAAATTATCTTTGTAGAGTGCATAGACGGCATTCTCTGCAATGGTCTTCAGATCGCCTTCTTTATTCACAAGAAAGCGGGACTTAAAATTGTTATTCTTATCAATCAGGTTAATTCCTCCGTGATCTGTACCAATCCAGATGAAATGTTTATCGTCTTCCACAATACTATTGACAATATCATTGTTCAAAGCCCCTGTTTTACTGGATAGCATTTTCACTTTACCATCCGTCCGGTTCAGATAAGCCACCCCGAAATCACTTCCCGGCATATACACCCACATATCCTTTGCTGCGTCTATGAAGATGCGCAGGGCTAAGGGAGGTTTACCGATGTATTTCCTGATATTGGAATTGCGATAGATAATCTTATTACTGGCAATGTCCAGTTTTTCCACATCTCCGTTCAGATAAAGGATAACCAGCAGCTTGTCTCCTTCCCCCTGCAGATCGGCAATAGCCGCATTGGCCCTATCCGGCAGTAATATTTTAGTGGTACGGCCGGTGCTGTCTGTTTTGTATAACCGGGCATCATTATAAGCGATCCACCAGTTGCGGCCTGTTTGTGCGACACTGGTGATGCCGTATTCAGACAAACCTTTTTTCTTCAGCCAGGTAGTCGCATCGGAGAACTGTTCTGTGACCGGATTATAGAAATTGTCCCCGTTCCTTGTTCTGATAAAAAGCTGATTATTCGGTGCGGGATAGATACCGGTGATGTAGTCGTCGTTAATAACGCCAGGTTCTGCACTATGCCGGAATGTTTTAAACGCATAACCGTCATAACGGTTTAATCCGCTCATGGTACCAAACCACATAAATCCCCTGGCATCTTTATAAATGGAATTTACCTGGTTATTGGATAAACCATTGTTCACATCTAAAGAAGAGAACTGGTAGGATGGCTGTGCATAGGCATAGCTTACCAGCAATAACAGTGGAAGCAGCAAATTTTTCATTAACATGGAATACGACTCAGTGCGTTATATTAAAAATAAGCTTTTTAGATCATACATGAGCCGCTTTTTTGCGGAGGGAGTGTCAGAGAGACACAACATGTTTGCTTTTTGTTAATATCTGTATACAGGGAATATTTCCCATTTAATTCCCCGCTAATCCACTTTTCCTTTATCATCAATAAACCCAACCCGGTCATTATCCAAAATTCTAAAAGGAGACTTTGTGCTGCGCCGTGACAAAGTGTAAGGTCAGTAGGAAAGAGATAATAAGTAATTGCTTCACAAATAAGTATTTAGATCAGGACCAATTAAATGGTATAAATATGTATTGTCCTTTCATTATCAGCTTCCTCTATAATTTAAAGTTTTTTTTTGCATCTTACCCAACCCTTTCCCCTTCCCCGGGGGTATTACCTATATCACTGAAACTAATTAATATTGACAAATGAGACGAATGAGACGCATATGTTTACCTATACTACTCGCTGTAACAGTCTCCTGTAGCACCACAAAGCTGGCTGTACCTGACCAGTTCAGCAGCGTATCCACCCGTTATCCCGTTAAAGGAGCACAAGGCTGGATGGTGAATCAGCACCTGAGCTTTGGGGATTATTCTACTTCCCGCATCAAAAGAGGCTGGCATATCAAGTCTAGCGTCCGTTATAACAATGTCTGGATTCCTGCGCCGGAAGTACTGGGAAATATATTCGGAGCGGAAATGATGGAAGAAGGGAAGCATGAAAAGGCTAAGATCAGGTATACCCTGACCAATACCCATAACAGCGCAGAGATTTTCGGTTCAGAGTTTTACGATAGTCATGATGTCGTATTAAACGCCGGCCGCATCCCCGTCATCGGGGGCGAATATTCCACCCTGCTCAATTCCAGTTATATCTATACGGCAGCCATCGTGCCCAACGACACCAGCGGCACAGGACTCTGGTCTTTACTGATGGCCCGGAACTATGATATCCGGAAAGACACTTCACACCGCATTTTCGATGCACCTTATGTGGAAGAAGAGGGGTATGCGACCAATGGCAGGGATACCGTTAAGATAAGGACGCTTAACCTCAATACCTTTATGAATAAAAACGGGAAAGTATCCAATACCCTGCTGGGCGCCAGAATACTTTCCGGTTATGAACTGAGCACGGAAGACGGCGTTGTCGGCATCATCGACTCCATGGATAAAGCGATCTGGCTGTACAATGACCAGGAAGAAAAACTCAAGTTCATCCTTTCGGCCATGGGAACCGCCATCTTGTTAAAGCAAATAGAACGCCAGTAAGCAAACCGCATTATCTGAATAACATTGCAAAGCCAGGAGCAGGACATATCACTCCTTATTGAAGGCTGCCTTGCCAATAACCGCAAGGCGCAGGAACAGCTTTACCGGCTGTTCTACAGCTTTGCTATGTCTATCGCGATGCGTTATGCAAGAAGTGAAGCAGATGCGGCAGATATCATGAGCCATGCATTTGTGAAGATCTTCAAAAGTATGCACACCTATGATGCAACAAAAGGGACCATGTATGCATGGATCAAACGGATTGTCGCCAATGAAGGCATAGATTATATTAAAAGTCAGAATAAGTTCAACCCTATCGAACTGGAAGATGCTATGGCGCCGTCTATCGATAACTCCGTTATCGCCAGGCTGGAAGCTGAAGATATCATGGCTACCATTAAAAAACTACCACCTGCCACCCACGCGGTGTTTATACTATATGTCATGGAGGGGCATACCCACAAAGAAATAGCCGTCAAACTAAACATCAGCGAAGGCACCAGTAAATGGCACCTGAGCGAAGCCAGAAAAATACTTAAACAAACATTACAGTTACAAACTGGATGAACCAAAAAGAAACATATGAAATCATTATCGCCCAAAAGCTGGAACAGCTGCCTGTTCCTGCTATGGAAGACGCTATCTGGGACCGGATAAGCGCACAGCTGGACATTGAAATGCCGCAGACAACACCTTCTGACAATACCCTTCCTGATAACAACGCATTCCTGAATATTGCCACACTTTTTGTACTGATCACCGCACTTTCCTGCTACCTCTTTATCAACTTTTTCCATCAAACGCCTGAACCGGTAACACCACCACCTGTCAGCACCCCCGCTACAACAACAAAAGACAGCATATGGCATGAACTACCGCCGCCGGCACTGGTACAACCGCCGCTGCCGGATAAGCAGACCATTGAAAAGAAAACGTCTATACAACCGGATACAGTAAATACAGTTCGCCCTGCCATCGTAACACCTGCGATAGATAGTGTAGCCACAGATCCACCGGAACAGCTCATTCCACCACCTGTTATCATACCCGTTCCGCCGGCAACGGATACAACACCGAAAAAGAAGTCCAGAGGTGTGAAGGGACTCAGTGATGAAGATTACAGGATAGCCCCTAAAAAACATTAACACACACTGTTCAGGGAAGTGACCACTTTATATTTTCCGGATTGGACTTGCCGGTAAATCATCTATGTCGAGGTGAGCAACTAATAAAAAAAGGCGCCGGCATGATCCGACGCCTTCAACTATGACACCCGATTAATGTACTATCTGGTACAATATCGTATACTAAAAAACTATTTCACATTCCTTGTCAGAAAATCATCGATCAGGGAAGTGATCACAGTACCATCTTCTTCCAGTGCGAAGTGACCGGTATCCAGTAAATGTAATTCTGCATCTGGCAGATCTTTCAGATAAGCTTTTGCACCACTGGCAGGGAAGATTTCATCGTTAGCGCCCCAGGTGATCAGGGTTGGCGGCTGATATTTGCGGAAGAATTCCTGCCATTCAGGATAGCGTTTAGGATTGCTGCTATAAGAGTAGAATAAAGCCAGTTGTATGTCTACGTTACCGGGGCGGTCCAGTTTACTCTGATCGTGTACCCAGGTATCCGGACTGATCTTAGCGGCGTCTCTTACACCTGTCAGGTACTGCCATTTTGTAAAATCCAGCTGTGAAGTGGCTTTCATACCATTGATGTGTGCTTCATTCTGCGGGTCAGCCCAGAAAGCCCTGATAGGATCCCAGAAAGGAGATAAACCTTCTTCATATGCATTACCATTCTGTACGAGTAAAGCCTGTACGCGTTCAGGGTGTCTGGTGGCAATACGATAACCGACAGGTGCGCCATAGTCCATTACATACAGACTGTATTTTGTCAGTCCCTTTGCCGTAATAAACTGGTCTACGATATCAGCCAGGTGATCGAAAGTATATTCGAATTCAGCCACCAGTGGCATACTACTGTTACCAAAACCAGGATAGTCAGGAGCAATCAGGTGATATTTTCCAGACAATGCTGTAATGAGGTTGCGGAACATGAAGGAAGAAGTCGGATATCCATGCAGCAGCAGGATGGTCGGATTCTTTGGCGAACCTGCCTCACGGTAGAAAATCTCCTGTCCTTCGATAGTCAGTGTTTTATACTCAACATTGCTGATGTCTACGCCTTGTGTAGCAGACGGTGTAGTTGTTGCGTGTGCCATTTTGATAAGTATTAAGTTGAATGTAATTGTTTATGATAATTGTGTACTATACAGTACAATATTGGGTAAAAAAATTTAATTCAATACCTGGAGACTCATTTCAAGCATCTCTCTCAGGTCTTCATGATCCGGGTTACTTCTTCTGGTAATATTCACACCATTCCACAGATTGATCAGGTATTTACCAATCACCTCGGGTCTTGCTGTATTCTTTATAGCCTTTTCTTCCTGTGCTTTTCTGATCACGGCAGTGAAGATATGCTCTGTTCTTGTCAGCAGTTCCGCTGCTACGAGTTTTGTATCCTTATCGCCATCTGATAACTGCACCAGTGCATTCCCCAGATAACAACCTTTCATGATCTTCGCCGTCGGATCATCTGCCAGCGACATAAAGAAATCCCTGATGAACTGTACCTGGTCTTTACTGGCCGCCAGATCACGGGATAACTGTTTGTCATAAGTATCGGAAAACTGCTTCAGGGATTTCTCATATAACTCCTTTTTACCGCCTTTAAAGGCCAGGTAAAAACTTCCCTTTCCGATACCCATTGCAGCCAGTAATTCATCTGCAGACGCAGCCTCATATCCTTTTTTCCAGAATACGTCGACCGCCTTCTCCACTACCTCTTTCTCGTCAAATATTTTTGGTCTGCCTGCCATGTTTCCTGTTGTTTACGATGTAAAGATACAAAACTGTACTATTCAGTACAAAATATCTTTTGCTTTTTTCTTTGGAGAATTTTTTTTACTTATTATACAGCGGTGGGGGATGATATTTCTGCCGGAAATGAGAGAACGCCAGGTAGTTGTTTCATGAGATCAAGCATAGATGCGTCGTATATGCGTCGTGTCAACCATATATTTTGGCCTTACAGGGGCCATTCAGGACAAAACGGCTCTATCTGTCTGCTAATATGACTACAAACCAACATAACTCATTATTAAACAATAGATAAGCCATAAACAATGCATCAACCGTATTTATAGTAATAGTTGATGCATTATTTATGGCTTATCCATGCAATATCGTCTGATTAAACCGATATCACAATCCTTCCGCCTGGGCAACCAGCTGAAGGAAAATATCCGCTGAAGACCTGTTCTCAGCTCCCGCTGACGCCTGACCAGCCCACATGTTCGTGAACTCCTTCCTGTCAGCCTGCTGCGCTTTAGCCCTCAAACCGGCCGTTATGCTATTTTGTATAGGGTATGGAGGGATCTTCAATCCTGAGGCTTCTACTGTGTCCATAAACTGATTTCTGATACCCCTTGCCCACCGTCCGGAGAAAGCGCGGGTAAGGGCGCTATCAGTCACCTGTGCCTTCGGAAGGGCTGTTTTATAGGAGGCAATGGCCAGACTCTCCTGACTGGCAATAAAAGCCGTCCCGATCTGCACCGCTTTTGCCCCCAGCTGGAATGCAGCCCTGATGGTACTGCCGCCTCTGATCCCTCCTGCTGCAATAACAGGGATCTTTACATGAGCTACTATCTCCGGTACCAGGACAAACGTACCCACCATCGGTAAAGGTTCATCATCCAGGAAACTCCCCCTGTGTCCACCCGCTTCAATGCCCTGTGCAACCACAGCATCCGCACCTGCCTTTTCTACCAGTACCGCCTCCTGTACGGAAGTAGCAGTACCCACCAGCACAATCCCTTTTTGCTTTAATGCAGTCATACTTTCCGCATCCGGAATGCCGAAGGTAAAACTGACGACAGGGATGGCTTCCGCTATGAGGATATCGATCTGTTCTTTGTAACTGTAAAACCGGAGTGCATCCAGTGACAAACGTTCAAAACCCAGCTGATTCTCCTTTGAAAATGCTTCCAGGAAATCCTGCATTGCTTCCGCATCTGCGCGACTATAGTCAGGTACACCATTCGTAAAAAGATTAACGGCAAACGGCTTAGCTGTCAGTGATTTTGTCTTACGGATAAGTTCCCTCGTCCTGTCCGGAGATAAACCTCCTACGGGCAGAGAACCCAGGCCGCCTTTTTCTGCAACGGCTGCCACCATCTCCGGCGTCGTAATGCCCAGCATCGGGGCCTGGATAATGGGGTAGTCAATATTGAGTAAGGCTGACAATTCATTTTTCCATTCCATCATTCGATCTTTTTGGACCTTACAAATTTAAGTCAAAAAGAGATCGGCCTGTTAATCCTCTCTGTACAGTACCATACCTGCATGATACAGTATACCTTCCCGGAAATCACCGTCAGCAGTGAAACCAGTATCATCTTTATAGTCAATGTGATCGCCGGTGATAATATAACTACCCTGATACGCACTTTTCTTATTGCCTCTTGCCTCA contains the following coding sequences:
- a CDS encoding TetR/AcrR family transcriptional regulator: MAGRPKIFDEKEVVEKAVDVFWKKGYEAASADELLAAMGIGKGSFYLAFKGGKKELYEKSLKQFSDTYDKQLSRDLAASKDQVQFIRDFFMSLADDPTAKIMKGCYLGNALVQLSDGDKDTKLVAAELLTRTEHIFTAVIRKAQEEKAIKNTARPEVIGKYLINLWNGVNITRRSNPDHEDLREMLEMSLQVLN
- a CDS encoding two-component regulator propeller domain-containing protein, giving the protein MKNLLLPLLLLVSYAYAQPSYQFSSLDVNNGLSNNQVNSIYKDARGFMWFGTMSGLNRYDGYAFKTFRHSAEPGVINDDYITGIYPAPNNQLFIRTRNGDNFYNPVTEQFSDATTWLKKKGLSEYGITSVAQTGRNWWIAYNDARLYKTDSTGRTTKILLPDRANAAIADLQGEGDKLLVILYLNGDVEKLDIASNKIIYRNSNIRKYIGKPPLALRIFIDAAKDMWVYMPGSDFGVAYLNRTDGKVKMLSSKTGALNNDIVNSIVEDDKHFIWIGTDHGGINLIDKNNNFKSRFLVNKEGDLKTIAENAVYALYKDNFGIIWCGTYKRGLSYFTENMVKFPLYKHSHADNNSLSYNDVNCFAEDEKGNIWIGTNGGGLIYFDRVNQTFKRFQHDPSNDNSISKDVIVSLYVNNYNDLWIGYYFGGMDFYSNGRFNHYRHEEDDPNSLANKSVWKIYRDQRNNFWVGTLGGGLDRFDPGNGIFYHNNVNMPASVHSNYISGFAEDNRGNLWIATAYGIDVLDNSKGVFVHYLSSTHQLSNDNVSSLLYDKRGHMWAGTRAGLNVFDEKVQQFRSFTVKDGLPDNNIITMLEDNEGYLWASTSNGLSRIAVKDGPEGLSISCRNYDDKDGLQSKAFNVNAAFKLSTGELIFGGADGFNLFDPSSLPRNNTRPDVVFTGLRLFDRNIEVNAKVHDRVLLPEALSVTKEIVLKHNENDFSLEFAALNFINTEKNKYAYRLDQFNDNWLIADGSTRRITYTNINPGTYTLQVKAANEDGFWNEEGISLKIIVKPPFWKTPLAYIIYVLLTVAILLLLRRSVIRRAHKRFTLEQERQEARRMHEMDMMKIRLFTNLSHEFRTPVSLILSPLEEIMQQSGEQKEKGKFQLIYRNAKRLLILVNQLMDFRKMEMQELRLNPTWGDIAVFIREVTFSFADLAERKQILFSYKSNAPHVYTYFDNDKIERILFNLLSNAFKFTPSGGAVHVEVNSNKDEQEKTWLEMKVRDTGIGIPEERHEKVFEQFFQSDMPGGLMNRGSGIGLAITREFVKLNNGTITVESEVNKGSCFTVRLPLETCEQPEVADEPQEGVKDQLLTEDPLFAEELPEELSEEELATDTQRQTVLLIEDNEDFRFYLKENLKDCYHIIEGADGIAGWQKTLSGHPDLVMSDVNMSGMNGIDLCRKIKNDPRTKHIPVILVTAAAGEQEQLRGLEAGAADYLVKPFNFEIMLSRVRNLLARPLPAKHQVSLPELQNAENEASPNEKFLRRVLEIVEQNLSNAGFSVEELSRELYMNRVSLYRRIFNLTGQTPVEFIRMIRIKRAAQLLSKTEMNVTEVAYEVGFNNPKYFAKYFKMAYNMLPSAYATAARK
- a CDS encoding alpha/beta fold hydrolase, whose amino-acid sequence is MAHATTTPSATQGVDISNVEYKTLTIEGQEIFYREAGSPKNPTILLLHGYPTSSFMFRNLITALSGKYHLIAPDYPGFGNSSMPLVAEFEYTFDHLADIVDQFITAKGLTKYSLYVMDYGAPVGYRIATRHPERVQALLVQNGNAYEEGLSPFWDPIRAFWADPQNEAHINGMKATSQLDFTKWQYLTGVRDAAKISPDTWVHDQSKLDRPGNVDIQLALFYSYSSNPKRYPEWQEFFRKYQPPTLITWGANDEIFPASGAKAYLKDLPDAELHLLDTGHFALEEDGTVITSLIDDFLTRNVK
- a CDS encoding RNA polymerase sigma factor translates to MQSQEQDISLLIEGCLANNRKAQEQLYRLFYSFAMSIAMRYARSEADAADIMSHAFVKIFKSMHTYDATKGTMYAWIKRIVANEGIDYIKSQNKFNPIELEDAMAPSIDNSVIARLEAEDIMATIKKLPPATHAVFILYVMEGHTHKEIAVKLNISEGTSKWHLSEARKILKQTLQLQTG